Proteins from one Azospirillum brasilense genomic window:
- a CDS encoding ABC transporter permease, whose amino-acid sequence MQRSAQASAVSKSAGEPEAASDPNRQRRRERLLQLGTLVLLLAVWEFAARDANKLLVAVPSDIAVATWELLLNGELFSATLDSMSTFVLGFVIASVIGIVVGFAMGTNRTVEVILDPYINALYAMPLVALIPILMLWVGIGFLAKITIIILFAVFPVIINTVTGVKNVDRHYLDIGKAFMASRFMVYRQIIAPYALPYVASGLRIALGRGIIAMIVAEFLTSISGLGGLIINYTNAFETAKAFAPVLVVALLANALTVLVQKVEERFGRWRRR is encoded by the coding sequence GTGCAGCGGAGTGCACAAGCAAGCGCCGTTTCAAAAAGCGCCGGCGAGCCTGAGGCGGCGTCCGATCCCAACCGGCAGAGGCGCCGCGAGCGGTTGCTGCAACTCGGCACGCTGGTCCTGCTGCTCGCCGTCTGGGAATTCGCGGCGCGCGACGCCAACAAGCTGCTGGTCGCGGTGCCCAGCGACATCGCCGTGGCGACCTGGGAGCTGCTGCTGAACGGCGAGCTGTTCTCGGCGACGCTCGACAGCATGTCGACCTTCGTCCTGGGCTTCGTCATCGCCTCGGTCATCGGCATCGTGGTCGGCTTCGCGATGGGCACGAACCGCACGGTGGAGGTGATCCTCGATCCCTACATCAACGCGCTCTACGCCATGCCGCTGGTGGCGCTGATCCCCATCCTGATGCTGTGGGTGGGCATCGGCTTCCTGGCCAAGATCACGATCATCATCCTGTTCGCGGTCTTCCCGGTGATCATCAACACGGTCACCGGCGTGAAGAATGTGGACCGGCACTATCTGGACATCGGCAAGGCCTTCATGGCCTCGCGGTTCATGGTCTACCGCCAGATCATCGCACCCTACGCCCTGCCCTACGTGGCGAGCGGCCTGCGCATCGCGCTCGGCCGCGGCATCATCGCGATGATCGTGGCGGAGTTCCTGACCTCCATTTCCGGCCTCGGCGGCCTGATCATCAACTACACCAACGCGTTCGAGACGGCCAAGGCCTTCGCCCCGGTCCTGGTGGTGGCCCTGCTCGCCAACGCGCTGACGGTTCTCGTTCAGAAGGTCGAAGAGCGCTTCGGCCGCTGGCGCCGCCGCTGA
- a CDS encoding GntR family transcriptional regulator: MSNLSINIVRVAAPLRQQVIDLLRAAIADGRYSPGDRLVERELCETLQVSRPILREALRQLEAEGLVHNVPQRGLEVVTLTAEDVRQIYQVRGALESLAAAEFVARASPEQWAVLADAMAAFEAAAAEGVPSRIRTAKTMVYDTLIAGCGNPTMAQILKALHNRIQLLRGVSLAEPGRLPNTIREIREIYEAMTARDTVRTCELYNEHIASAARVTMQALAAGR; encoded by the coding sequence ATGTCAAATTTGTCGATAAATATTGTTCGCGTCGCCGCTCCCCTGCGCCAGCAGGTGATCGACCTGTTGCGCGCGGCCATCGCCGACGGGCGCTATTCGCCCGGCGACCGGCTGGTTGAGCGCGAGCTGTGCGAGACGTTGCAAGTCAGCCGCCCGATCCTGCGGGAGGCCCTGCGTCAGTTGGAGGCGGAGGGGCTGGTCCACAACGTGCCCCAGCGCGGGCTGGAGGTGGTGACCCTGACGGCGGAGGATGTCCGGCAGATTTATCAGGTGCGCGGGGCGCTGGAGAGCCTCGCGGCCGCGGAGTTCGTCGCCCGGGCCAGCCCGGAGCAATGGGCGGTCCTCGCCGACGCCATGGCGGCCTTCGAGGCGGCGGCGGCGGAAGGCGTGCCGTCGCGCATCCGCACGGCGAAGACCATGGTCTACGACACGCTGATCGCCGGTTGCGGCAACCCGACGATGGCGCAGATCCTCAAGGCGCTGCACAACCGCATCCAGCTTCTGCGCGGGGTGTCGCTGGCGGAGCCGGGGCGGCTGCCCAACACGATCCGCGAGATCCGCGAGATCTACGAGGCGATGACCGCCCGCGACACGGTGCGCACGTGCGAGCTCTACAACGAGCACATCGCCAGCGCCGCCCGCGTCACCATGCAGGCTTTGGCTGCCGGACGATAA
- a CDS encoding VOC family protein: MTTAKNTICLWYDKDAEAAARFYATVFPDSAVGAVHRAPSDYPSGKAGDVLTVQFTVAGIPCLGLNGGPTFKHNEAFSFQIATDDQEETDRYWNAIVGNGGQESACGWCKDRWGVSWQITPRVLTEALAAGGDEARRAFAAMMGMTKIDVATIEAARRG; the protein is encoded by the coding sequence ATGACGACCGCCAAAAACACCATCTGCCTCTGGTATGACAAGGACGCAGAGGCCGCGGCCCGCTTCTACGCCACCGTCTTTCCCGACAGCGCGGTGGGCGCCGTTCATCGGGCGCCAAGCGATTACCCGTCCGGCAAGGCGGGCGACGTGCTGACGGTTCAGTTCACCGTTGCCGGCATTCCCTGCCTCGGCCTCAACGGCGGGCCGACGTTCAAACACAACGAAGCCTTCTCGTTCCAGATCGCCACGGACGACCAGGAGGAGACCGACCGCTACTGGAACGCCATCGTCGGCAACGGCGGGCAGGAAAGCGCCTGCGGCTGGTGCAAGGACCGCTGGGGCGTCTCCTGGCAGATCACGCCGCGCGTGCTGACCGAAGCGCTGGCGGCCGGCGGCGACGAAGCCAGGCGCGCCTTCGCGGCGATGATGGGCATGACGAAGATCGACGTCGCCACGATCGAGGCCGCGAGGCGCGGCTGA
- a CDS encoding MFS transporter — protein sequence MPRSTLARTPDSPHPDGLPMPRRAVAAASVIAAIVLVVLDGAIANIALPTVANTLGVPPADTVWIITAYQLALVIALLPVGALGESLGHRRVFAGGVLLFTVASAGCALAPTLPWLIAARFVQGLGGAAVMALGVALLRFVYPQRLLGAAIGWNALAIALASAAGPTIGAGILAVAPWPFLFAVNIPVGIVVLATARALPAVVGTKRRLDPASVALNAGFFAALVMGAETVAAQPLRGGALLLAAALCLAGLVRREKDREAPLVPLDLLRVRSFRLSVVASVLCFTGQMAAAVALPFYLQHGLGQGIVTAGLFLVPWPLATAVAAPIAGRLSDRVGTGWLCAVGGLLLSAGLALAAVWPLEQDPRPLLAFMVMCGFGFGLFQTPNNRNMLLTVPKARSGAAGGMQGTARLVGQTAGAVLMTVLFSLLAGPEAAPRLGLALAAALTLAGGLTSLLRVPPRGAAETVEAVEAPAAGR from the coding sequence ATGCCCCGTTCCACCCTCGCCCGAACACCCGATTCCCCACATCCGGACGGGCTGCCCATGCCGCGCCGCGCCGTGGCCGCCGCGTCCGTCATCGCCGCGATCGTGCTCGTCGTGCTCGACGGCGCCATCGCCAACATCGCCCTGCCGACCGTCGCGAACACCCTCGGGGTTCCGCCCGCCGACACCGTCTGGATCATCACCGCCTACCAGCTGGCGCTGGTGATCGCGCTCCTGCCCGTCGGCGCCCTTGGGGAGAGCCTCGGGCACCGGAGGGTGTTCGCCGGTGGGGTGCTGCTGTTCACCGTAGCGTCCGCTGGCTGCGCCCTGGCGCCGACGCTGCCCTGGCTGATCGCCGCGCGCTTCGTCCAGGGGCTCGGCGGGGCGGCGGTGATGGCGCTGGGCGTCGCGCTGCTGCGCTTCGTCTATCCGCAGCGGCTGCTCGGCGCCGCCATCGGCTGGAACGCCCTGGCCATCGCGCTCGCCTCGGCGGCGGGGCCGACGATCGGGGCGGGCATCCTCGCCGTCGCCCCCTGGCCGTTCCTGTTCGCGGTCAACATTCCGGTCGGGATCGTGGTTCTGGCGACCGCCCGCGCGCTGCCCGCCGTTGTGGGAACCAAACGCCGCCTCGATCCCGCCAGCGTCGCCCTCAACGCCGGGTTCTTCGCCGCCCTGGTGATGGGGGCCGAAACCGTCGCGGCGCAGCCCCTGCGCGGCGGTGCGCTGCTGCTGGCGGCGGCGCTCTGCCTCGCCGGACTGGTCCGGCGCGAAAAGGACCGCGAGGCGCCGCTGGTGCCGCTCGACCTGTTGCGGGTGCGCTCCTTCCGCCTGTCGGTGGTCGCCTCCGTCCTCTGCTTCACCGGCCAGATGGCCGCCGCCGTGGCCCTGCCCTTCTACCTGCAGCACGGGCTGGGCCAGGGCATCGTCACGGCGGGGCTGTTCCTGGTGCCGTGGCCGCTGGCGACCGCCGTCGCCGCCCCCATCGCCGGCCGGCTGTCCGACCGCGTCGGCACGGGCTGGCTGTGCGCGGTGGGAGGCCTGCTCCTCTCCGCCGGCCTCGCCCTGGCGGCGGTCTGGCCGCTGGAGCAGGACCCGCGGCCGCTGCTGGCCTTCATGGTGATGTGCGGTTTCGGCTTCGGGCTGTTCCAGACGCCCAACAACCGCAACATGCTGCTGACCGTGCCCAAGGCGCGCAGCGGCGCCGCGGGAGGGATGCAAGGCACCGCGCGTCTGGTCGGGCAGACCGCCGGCGCGGTGCTCATGACCGTGCTGTTCTCGCTGCTGGCCGGCCCGGAGGCGGCGCCGCGCCTCGGCCTCGCCCTGGCCGCCGCCCTCACCCTGGCGGGCGGACTGACCAGCCTGCTGCGCGTTCCCCCGCGCGGCGCGGCCGAGACCGTGGAAGCCGTGGAGGCGCCGGCTGCCGGCCGATAA
- a CDS encoding LysR family transcriptional regulator, with protein sequence MADPDLNLLIALDALLAEGSVVKAARRLGLSESAMSRTLARLREVTGDPLLVRAGRGLVPTPRAIQLRERVPNLAEEVRAVLRPAEAIDIARLERSFTLRASESFIEVYAARLVGRVAAEAPGVLLRFAPRGNRDAQALRDGLIDLDIGVHSETTPELKVQSLLRDRLVAVVREGHPLTRLETVTPEQYAACSHVLTSRRGLVRDRMDEALAALGLARKVVAVVPSFPAALAIVRASDLTALVSERQVAAGVAGVRILPLPIALDEVVVTQMWHPRQDADPAHRWLRGVVLGACREAAVSPL encoded by the coding sequence ATGGCCGACCCCGATCTCAACCTGCTCATCGCGCTCGACGCGCTGCTGGCGGAAGGCAGCGTCGTCAAGGCGGCGCGGCGGCTCGGCCTCAGCGAGTCCGCAATGAGCCGCACCCTGGCGCGCCTGCGCGAGGTCACCGGGGACCCGCTGCTCGTCCGGGCCGGGCGCGGCCTCGTCCCGACGCCGCGGGCCATCCAGTTGCGCGAGCGGGTGCCCAACCTCGCCGAGGAGGTCCGCGCGGTGCTGCGTCCGGCGGAGGCCATCGACATCGCCCGGCTGGAGCGCAGCTTCACCCTGCGCGCCAGCGAGAGCTTCATCGAGGTCTACGCCGCCCGGCTGGTCGGCCGCGTCGCCGCCGAAGCCCCCGGCGTCCTGCTGCGTTTCGCGCCGCGGGGGAACCGCGACGCGCAGGCGTTGCGCGACGGTCTGATCGATCTCGACATCGGGGTGCATTCGGAAACCACGCCTGAGCTGAAGGTGCAGAGCCTGCTCCGCGACCGGCTCGTCGCCGTCGTGCGGGAGGGCCATCCGCTGACCCGACTGGAGACGGTGACGCCGGAACAGTACGCCGCCTGCAGCCATGTGCTGACCTCGCGGCGCGGGTTGGTGCGGGACCGGATGGACGAGGCGCTGGCCGCCCTCGGCCTTGCCCGCAAGGTGGTGGCGGTGGTGCCGAGCTTCCCGGCGGCCCTGGCGATCGTCCGCGCCTCCGACCTGACCGCCCTGGTGTCCGAGCGTCAGGTCGCCGCGGGCGTGGCCGGGGTCCGCATTCTGCCGCTTCCCATTGCCTTGGACGAGGTCGTGGTGACGCAGATGTGGCATCCCCGGCAGGACGCCGACCCGGCTCACCGCTGGCTGCGCGGGGTGGTGCTTGGCGCCTGCCGTGAGGCGGCGGTATCCCCCTTATGA
- a CDS encoding AraC family transcriptional regulator — MPFHPRMQSSTEGFTILGDLQWRAWNGMIADIWNVACDQNGQGEYVSEAPRLVVVLDQVGEGGLHVTASPGRGEAGRLSRREPLSYVPAGLRVWSRTVNVRRLTHLDLHFDMSVLGGRVADGLDVRGMERPRLNFADDRLFALARLIAAECRTSANLHDLYGESLMAALFVGLAQAEPVAERKRGQLPPRLLRRVTDYIEEHCGRPIRLQELAELTGLSTTHFCTAFKASTGLPPHKWQMRVRVERAKSLLTGSDMTLAAAAVMAGFSDQAHLTRVFRQIVGTTPAAWLRNQTG; from the coding sequence ATGCCGTTCCATCCCAGAATGCAAAGCAGCACGGAAGGGTTCACCATCCTCGGGGACCTTCAGTGGCGCGCCTGGAACGGGATGATCGCCGACATCTGGAACGTCGCCTGCGACCAGAACGGCCAGGGCGAGTATGTGTCCGAAGCCCCGCGGCTGGTGGTGGTCCTCGATCAGGTGGGGGAGGGCGGGCTGCACGTCACGGCCTCGCCCGGCCGCGGCGAGGCCGGACGGCTCAGCCGGCGCGAGCCGCTGAGCTATGTGCCCGCCGGCCTGCGGGTGTGGTCGCGCACGGTGAACGTCCGCCGGCTCACCCATCTCGACCTCCATTTCGACATGTCCGTGCTGGGGGGCCGCGTCGCGGACGGGCTGGACGTCCGGGGCATGGAACGGCCGCGGCTGAATTTCGCGGATGACCGCCTGTTCGCTCTGGCCCGCCTGATCGCGGCGGAATGCCGGACCTCGGCGAACCTGCACGACCTCTACGGCGAGAGCCTGATGGCCGCGCTGTTCGTCGGCCTCGCGCAGGCGGAACCCGTCGCCGAGCGCAAGCGGGGGCAACTGCCGCCGCGCCTGTTGAGGCGCGTCACCGACTACATCGAGGAGCATTGCGGCCGTCCCATCCGATTGCAGGAGCTGGCCGAGCTGACCGGCCTGTCCACCACCCATTTCTGCACCGCCTTCAAGGCCTCGACCGGCCTGCCGCCCCACAAATGGCAGATGCGGGTCCGCGTGGAGCGGGCCAAGAGCCTGCTGACCGGATCGGACATGACGCTGGCGGCCGCCGCGGTGATGGCGGGTTTCTCCGATCAGGCGCACCTGACGCGCGTCTTCCGCCAGATCGTCGGCACCACGCCCGCCGCGTGGCTGCGCAACCAGACCGGCTGA